The proteins below come from a single Aegilops tauschii subsp. strangulata cultivar AL8/78 chromosome 6, Aet v6.0, whole genome shotgun sequence genomic window:
- the LOC123494555 gene encoding uncharacterized protein: MVSWSDDSEESGYEYSSGGSPIKIPATIEDPNYSGVDDEVMVMCEHGQPAKRHVCFEGISTGRRFIACGVDEASSCGVVQWVDEEWPEHLQNALHKLWLLYEDCQRANRMACLEHSSLVHNLTSQKNKLQETYEKLVEDVNNLLDTQDNIPKENEVQQGEREEITPPLDNNISALKEQLGAMDAENKELKQKVDQLKSIQVAQGNVIRNLKFAHLKEKEKLSIERRNLELHIADLVKASDKNKRKLKDIKDICDEE; the protein is encoded by the exons atggtTTCGTGGAGCGACGACAGCGAGGAATCGGGCTACGAGTACTCTTCAGGCGGCTCCCCTATCAAG ATCCCGGCTACAATCGAGGACCCGAACTACTCTGGTGTTGACGATGAGGTGATGGTGATGTGTGAGCATGGCCAGCCGGCGAAGAGGCATGTTTGCTTCGAAGGGATTAGCACTGGGAGGAGGTTCATTGCCTGTGGAGTTGAT GAAGCAAGCAGTTGTGGTGTTGTTCAGTGGGTAGATGAGGAGTGGCCAGAGCATCTGCAGAATGCTCTTCACAAACTATGGCTTTTGTATGAGGATTGCCAGCGTGCTAATAGGATGGCATGTCTGGAACATTCATCACTTGTCCACAATCTCACATCACAGAAGAACAAGCTACAGGAGACTTATGAGAAGCTTGTTGAGGATGTGAACAACCTACTTGATACCCAGGACAATATTCCCAAGGAAAATGAAGTCCAACAAGGTGAACGTGAGGAGATCACTCCTCCTTTGGACAACAATATTTCAGCTTTGAAGGAACAGCTGGGTGCAATGGATGCTGAGAACAAAGAACTGAAGCAAAAGGTTGACCAGTTGAAGAGCATTCAGGTTGCCCAAGGTAATGTGATTAGGAATCTGAAGTTTGCTCATTTGAAGGAGAAGGAAAAGTTGAGCATTGAGAGGAGGAATTTGGAGCTTCACATTGCTGATCTTGTCAAAGCTAGTGACAAGAACAAGAGAAAGCTGAAGGACATCAAGGATATTTGTGATGAAGAGTGA